One genomic segment of Pseudomonas fortuita includes these proteins:
- a CDS encoding co-chaperone GroES gives MKLRPLHDRVVIRRSEEESKTAGGIVLPGSAAEKPNRGEVVAVGTGRILDNGEVRALAVKVGDKVVFGPYSGSNTVKVDGEDLLVMAENEILAVVEG, from the coding sequence ATGAAGCTTCGTCCTCTGCATGACCGCGTAGTCATCCGTCGCAGCGAAGAAGAATCGAAAACCGCTGGCGGTATCGTCCTGCCGGGTTCGGCCGCTGAAAAACCAAACCGCGGCGAAGTTGTAGCCGTCGGCACCGGTCGCATCCTGGACAACGGCGAAGTTCGCGCGCTGGCCGTGAAAGTGGGTGACAAAGTGGTCTTCGGCCCTTACTCGGGCAGCAACACCGTGAAAGTCGATGGCGAAGACCTGCTGGTCATGGCCGAGAACGAAATCCTCGCCGTTGTCGAAGGCTGA